In the genome of Thermococcus stetteri, the window GAGCAACGCTCCCCACAACGGGGGCCTCTTTAGGGCTAACGGATTCTTCTTCATGATGGTTCACAAGAACTATTCGGGTGACTATAAGGCCGACTGCCAGCGGTTCGAGAGGGAGAACAACCTCAAAGACTTCGTCGGCTTCATGACGGCGGCGGACATCGAGAAGGTGTTGGCCGTCTCGAGGAGCGGAAGCGTTACCGCCTATGTGACAGCCGGAGTAACGAATCCTGCGGTAGCGGGCGAAATACCTCCTCCCTGGAAGCCCGGAACGATAAACATAGCCGTCGTGATCGAGGACGGCCTGACCGTTGGGGCCATGGCCAACGCG includes:
- a CDS encoding adenosylcobinamide amidohydrolase — translated: MRHFIQPFDEPMLSLSNAPHNGGLFRANGFFFMMVHKNYSGDYKADCQRFERENNLKDFVGFMTAADIEKVLAVSRSGSVTAYVTAGVTNPAVAGEIPPPWKPGTINIAVVIEDGLTVGAMANAIMTATEAKTYTLLKLGYNATGTTSDGIGVFAFEGEKEWAGTATELGINIGRAVRKALEESLRKWEKNRK